The following DNA comes from Burkholderia sp. HI2500.
CACAGCCCGTCCCGCCGGGCTTCCGCGCGCACCTGCGCCGCGCCGATTCCCCGCCGCCTCTCGTCCCAACAGACGATGTAACACCACCCCCGACCGGCCAGAATCCTTTCACGAACAACGGATTCTGAACCAGGAGGAGGCCGACATGATCGATGTCCGTGCGCTTGGCTATGTCGTCGTCGAGGCGACGCGCGTCGATGCGTGGCGCCGCTACGCGGAAGACGTGCTGGGCATGCAGGCGCTCGACGCGCCCGACGGCGCGCTGTACCTGAAGATGGACGAGCGCGATTTCCGCTACGTGATCGTTCCCGGCTCGACCGACCGCTATTTCGCGTCGGGCTGGGAACTGCCCGACGGCGCCGCGTTCGACGCCGCGCTGGCGGCACTGCAGCGGGCGGGCGTCGAGCCGGTGCGCGCGACCCGCGACGAAGCCGCGCTGCGCCGCGTGCAGGCGATGGCGTGGTGCACCGACCCGTCCGGCAACCGCCACGAGCTGTACTGGGGCGCGCGCTGCGACTTCCGCCGCTTCGTGTCGCCGCTGGGCGTCTCGCACTTCGTCACCGGCGACATGGGGCTCGGCCACGCGGTGCTGCCCGCGCCGCAGTTCGACGCGACCGACGCGTTCGTGCGCGGCGTGCTCGGCTTCGAGCTGTCCGACATCTTTCGCGTGAAGTTCACCCCGGATCCGGCCGAACCCGAGAAGCGCATCCACTTCATGCACTGCCGCAACGCGCGCCATCACAGCCTCGCGCTGTTCGAGATGGCCGTGCCGTCGGGCTGCGTGCACGTGATGGCGGAAGTCGGCTCGATGGACGAAGTCGGCCGCGCGCTCGACCGCGTGGCCGCGCACGACGTGAAGCTGTCCGCGACGCTCGGCCGTCACTGCAACGACCAGATGATCTCTTTCTACATGAAGACCCCCGGCGGCTTCGATCTCGAATACGGCTTCGGCGGCCTCACGGTCGACTGGTCGAAGCACGCGGTGTTCGAGGCCACGAAGGTGAGCCAGTGGGGCCACGATTTCAGCATCGGATACCGGTAAGCCAGCACGATGACGATGAAACCTCTCGACAAGACGATGTCCGCGCGCGACGTGGTCGCGCAACTCGCCGACGGCATGACGATCGGCATCGGCGGATGGGGGCCGCGGCGCAAGCCGATGGCGCTGGTGCGCGAGATCGCGCGCTCGAACCTGAAGGACCTGACGATCGTCGCGTACGGCGGCGCCGATGTCGGCCTGCTGTGCGCGGCGGACAAGGTGCGCAAGGTGGTGTTCGGCTTCGTGTCGCTCGACGTGATTCCGCTCGAACCGCATTTCCGCCGGGCCCGCGAGCAGGGCCGCGTCGACGTGCTCGAACTCGACGAAGGGATGCTGCAGCTCGGCCTGCGCGCGGCCGCCGCGCGCCTGCCGTTCCTGCCGACGCGTGCCGGGCTCGGCACCGCGCTGCTCGATCACGCGCCGCAACTGCGCACCGTGCAATCGCCGTACGACGACGGCGAGACGCTGCTCGCGATGCCCGCGATCGACCTCGACGTCGCGCTGCTGCACGTGAACGCGGCCGACCGGATGGGCAATACGCGCATCGACGGCCCCGATCCGTTCTTCGATGCGTGGATGGCGCGGGCCGCACAGCGCTGCTACGTGTCGGCGGAAACGCTCGACGCATCGCTCGCGAGCGAAGACCTCGACGCGGCCAAACGCAACCCGTTCGAGCGCTCGCTCGTCACCGGCGTCGTGCATGCGCCGGGCGGCGCGCACCCGACGTCGTGCGGGCCGGCCTACGGCTGGGACCTGCCGCACCTGCGCGCGTACTGCGCGAGCGCGGAAGACGACGCGAAAACGACGGCGTACCTGCGCGACGTGGTCGGCCAGGACGAACGCCGGTACCTCGAAGGCGTCGGCGGTCTGTCGCACGTGACGACGCTGCCGTTGCCGATTCTGTAAAGGAGCGCCTGTGAGCGAATCTCTCGACCATTCCCTCGCGGAACTGATGATCGTCGCGTCCGCGCGACTCTGGCGCGACGACGGCGAAGTGCTGGCGACCGGCATCGGCACGGGCCCGCGGCTCGCGGCCGGCCTCGCGCGGCTCGCGTACAACAACGGGCTGATGCTGACCGACGGCGAAGCGTATCTCGTCGAGGAGCCGGTGCCGCTGGGGCCCCGCCCCGACGGCTACCGCGTGAAGGCGAGCGGCTGGATGACCTACGAGCGCGTGTTCGACTGCCTGTGGCACGGCCGCCGCCATGCGCTCGTGATGCCGACGCAGATCGACTGCTTCGGCCAGGCCAACATCTCGTGGCTCGGCGACGACTACGCGCGCCCGAAAACCCAGCTGCTCGGCGCGCGCGGCTTCCCCGGCAACACGACGAACCACGCGAACTCGTTCTTCGTCAGCGGCCACGGCAAGCGCACGTTCGTCGAACGCGAAGTCGACATGGTGTGCACGGTCGGCTACAACCCGGCGCGCCGGCTGCCCGGGATGAAGACCTTCGTCGACCTGCGCAGCATCGTCACCGACCTGTGCGTGATGGATTTCGGCGGGCCGGACCATGCGATCCGCGTGCGTTCGCTGCATCCGGGCGTGAGCTTCGACGAGGTGCAGGACGCGACCGGCTTCCCGCTGATCGCCGTACCCGACCTCGGTACGACGGCCCCGCCGAACGCGGAAGACCTGCGCATCGTGCGTGCGCTCGATCCGCACAACCTGCGCGCGGCGATCGTGCGCAACAATCCGGCGCCGCGCCGGGGATGAGGCACGACATGGAAGCGACCCAGGTGACCTTTGGCGACGGTGTCGTCGACTACGCGGTCGAAGATGGCATCGCGACGATCACGATGAACCGCCCCGAGTATCACAACGCGCAGAACTCGAAGATGACGTATGCGCTCGACGCGGCGTTCCGGCGCGCGGCGCACGACGACGCGGTGAAGGCGATCGTGCTCGCGGGCGCCGGCAAGCATTTCTCGGCGGGCCACGACATCGGCACGCCGGGCCGCGACATCCACGAGTCGTTCGATCGCGCGTCGCTGTGGTACGACCACGTCGACAAGGAGGGCGGCGAATTCCTCTATGCGCGCGAACAGGAGGTGTACCTCGGGATGTGCCGACGCTGGCGCGACCTGCCGAAGCCGACGATCGCGATGGTGCAGGGCGCGTGCATCGCCGGCGGCCTGATGCTCGCGTGGGTGTGCGACCTGATCGTCGCGTCCGAGGATGCGTTCTTCGCCGATCCGGTCGTGCGGATGGGGATTCCGGGCGTCGAGTATTTCGCGCATGCGTACGAGCTCAACCCGCGCATCGCGAAGGAGTTCCTGTTCCTCGGCGAGCGGATGCCGGCCGAGCGCGCGTACCAGATGGGGATGGTCAACCGCGTGGTGCCGCGCGAGCGGCTGCGCGACGCGACCTATGCGATCGCCGCGAAGATCGCGACGATGCCGCGCCTCGGGCTCACGCTGACCAAGCAGGCGCTGAACCACGTCGAGGAACTGCAGGGCAAGCGCGCGGCGATGGACGCGGCGTTCGCGTGGCATCACTTTGCGCATGCGCACAACGAACTGGTGAGCGGCGACCGCCTCGGCGGCTACGACGCGCGCAGCATGGCCAGCTCGCAGCGCCAGCCGAACGGCGCGAACCGTAGCGAGGCACAGGAGCCGGCACCGGCGCCGGTCGCCGTCAACGGAGCCGCCGCATGAGCACGACGCTGCATACGCCTTTATGCGACCTGCTCGGCTGCCGCTATCCGATCGTGCAGACCGCGATGGGCTGGGTGGCCGATGCACGGCTCGTCGCGGCCACCGGCAACGCCGGCGGCTTCGGCTTCCTGGCCGGCGCGACGCTCGAACCCGACCAGGTCGAGGCCGAGATCCTGAAAGTGAAGTCGCTGACGGACCAGCCGTTCGGCATCAACTTCCACATGTTCCAGAA
Coding sequences within:
- a CDS encoding enoyl-CoA hydratase, whose product is MEATQVTFGDGVVDYAVEDGIATITMNRPEYHNAQNSKMTYALDAAFRRAAHDDAVKAIVLAGAGKHFSAGHDIGTPGRDIHESFDRASLWYDHVDKEGGEFLYAREQEVYLGMCRRWRDLPKPTIAMVQGACIAGGLMLAWVCDLIVASEDAFFADPVVRMGIPGVEYFAHAYELNPRIAKEFLFLGERMPAERAYQMGMVNRVVPRERLRDATYAIAAKIATMPRLGLTLTKQALNHVEELQGKRAAMDAAFAWHHFAHAHNELVSGDRLGGYDARSMASSQRQPNGANRSEAQEPAPAPVAVNGAAA
- a CDS encoding VOC family protein, coding for MIDVRALGYVVVEATRVDAWRRYAEDVLGMQALDAPDGALYLKMDERDFRYVIVPGSTDRYFASGWELPDGAAFDAALAALQRAGVEPVRATRDEAALRRVQAMAWCTDPSGNRHELYWGARCDFRRFVSPLGVSHFVTGDMGLGHAVLPAPQFDATDAFVRGVLGFELSDIFRVKFTPDPAEPEKRIHFMHCRNARHHSLALFEMAVPSGCVHVMAEVGSMDEVGRALDRVAAHDVKLSATLGRHCNDQMISFYMKTPGGFDLEYGFGGLTVDWSKHAVFEATKVSQWGHDFSIGYR
- a CDS encoding CoA-transferase subunit beta encodes the protein MSESLDHSLAELMIVASARLWRDDGEVLATGIGTGPRLAAGLARLAYNNGLMLTDGEAYLVEEPVPLGPRPDGYRVKASGWMTYERVFDCLWHGRRHALVMPTQIDCFGQANISWLGDDYARPKTQLLGARGFPGNTTNHANSFFVSGHGKRTFVEREVDMVCTVGYNPARRLPGMKTFVDLRSIVTDLCVMDFGGPDHAIRVRSLHPGVSFDEVQDATGFPLIAVPDLGTTAPPNAEDLRIVRALDPHNLRAAIVRNNPAPRRG
- a CDS encoding CoA transferase subunit A, translating into MTMKPLDKTMSARDVVAQLADGMTIGIGGWGPRRKPMALVREIARSNLKDLTIVAYGGADVGLLCAADKVRKVVFGFVSLDVIPLEPHFRRAREQGRVDVLELDEGMLQLGLRAAAARLPFLPTRAGLGTALLDHAPQLRTVQSPYDDGETLLAMPAIDLDVALLHVNAADRMGNTRIDGPDPFFDAWMARAAQRCYVSAETLDASLASEDLDAAKRNPFERSLVTGVVHAPGGAHPTSCGPAYGWDLPHLRAYCASAEDDAKTTAYLRDVVGQDERRYLEGVGGLSHVTTLPLPIL